The Chelatococcus sp. HY11 nucleotide sequence CGGTCAATCGCGGCATCCTGGTCGACGCACATTTGCGGACCTCGGATCCAGACATTCTGGCCCTCGGAGAATGTGCCGAAATCGGCGGGCATGTGTACGGCCTGGTTGCGCCGCTCTATGAAATGGCGCGCATCGCTGCCGCGGGACTGGCCGGAAAGACGGTCGCGGGCTTTGTTCACAGCGACACGCCGACGAAGCTGAAGGTGACAGGCATCGAACTCTACTCGCTCGGCGATTTCGCCGACGGCGACGATCGCGAGGAGATCGTCCTGCGGGATGCGGCGGCCGGCGTCTACAAGAGGGTGATCCTCAAGGACGATCGGATCATTGGCACCGTACTCTTTGGTGAAACGTCCGACGGAGCCTGGTTCAACGATCTCAAGAAGAAGGCAGCGAACGTCGCGGAAATGCGCGAAACGCTCATCTTCGGGCAGTCGCATCAGGGCGGCGCGTCGAGCGATCCTCTCGCTGCCGTTGCTGCCCTTGCAGACGACGTGGAGATATGCGGCTGCAATGGCGTCTGTAAGGGAAAGATCGTTTCGGCGATCACGAGCAAGGGCCTCGCCTGCCTCGACGACGTGCGTGCGCACACCAAGGCGTCTGCATCCTGCGGCTCTTGCACGGGCCTTGTCGAGAAGCTGATGACACTGACTCTCGGTGGCGCCTACAACCCTTCTGCTGTTCAGCCGATATGTGGCTGCACCACGCTAGGCCATGACGAGGTGAGGCGGCTCATCCGCGCGAAGGGATTGAAGACCATTCCCGCCCTTATGCAGGAGCTCGAATGGAAGACGTCCTGCGGCTGCGCGAAATGCCGGCCGGCGCTGAACTACTATCTCGTCTGCGAGTGGCCTGACGAATATGCGGATGATTATCAGTCGCGCTTCGTCAACGAGCGCGTTCACGCCAACATTCAGAAAGACGGAACCTATTCGGTCGTGCCGCGCATGTGGGGCGGCGTGACGAGCGCCAAGGAACTGCGCACGATCGCCGACGTCGTCGACAAATTCAACATTCCGACCGTGAAGGTCACCGGCGGCCAGCGTATCGACATGCTCGGCATCAAAAAGGACGACCTCCCGGCGGTCTGGGCCGACCTGGGACAGGCCGGCTTCGTATCGGGCCACGCCTATGCAAAGGGCCTGCGCACGGTGAAGACCTGCGTCGGCTCCGACTGGTGCCGGTTCGGTACGCAGGATTCCACCGGCCTCGGCATCCGGATCGAAAAATTTCTGTGGGGGTCCTGGTCGCCTGCCAAGGTCAAGATGGCTGTTTCAGGCTGCCCTCGGAACTGCGCGGAGGCGACCTGCAAGGATGTCGGCGTGATCTGCGTCGACTCTGGCTTCGAGATCCATTTCGCGGGCGCCGCCGGTCTCGATATCAAGGGCACGGAAGTCCTCGGCCTTGTGAAGACGGAGGACGAGGCCCTTGAGGTCATTACGGCCCTCGTCCAGATGTACCGGGAGCAGGGCCGCTATCTCGAGCGCATCTACAAATGGGCGAAGCGTGTCGGTGTCGCGGAAATCCGTCACCAGGTTCTCGATGACCTCGACAAGCGCAAAGCCTACTTCGATCGCTTCGTCTTCAGCCAGAAGTTCGCGCAAGTCGATCCGTGGTCGGAACGTGTCTCCGGCAAGGACAAGCATGAGTTTCGGCCGATGGCCACGATCGGCGTTGCGATGGCGGCGGAATGATGAACATGAACTGGATCGCCATCGGACAGATATCTGACATCCCGCTCCGCGGGGCGCGCTGCGTTGCCACGCCGCAGGGGAAAATTGCGGTATTCCGCACGTTCGAGAACCAATTCTTCGCGATTGAAGATCGCTGCCCGCACAAGGGCGGACCGCTCAGCCAGGGCATCGTTCATGGCGCGGCCGTCACCTGCCCCCTGCACAGTTGGGTGATCTCACTCGAAACCGGCAAGGCGCTTGGCGCCGACGAAGGATCGGTTCGCACCGTCCCCCTCAAGGTTGAAGGCGAGCAGCTCTTCATCGCCAGCGATGCCCTCGAGAGAATGGCGGCCTGAAATGTTTCAGCAAACACCCATCATGCGCACAGTTGCCCGCGAGCCCATCGAGCGCGACGCAATCCGTATCGCCCCGCTCGCCGTGCTCCCTGTGTTCTTCTGCCTTACGGGCAAGGTTGCGATCGTTGCCGGAGGTTCCGACGCCGCTGCCTGGAAGGCCGAACTCCTCGTTGCCGCAGGAGCCCGCGTCGTGCTCTATGCGCCCGCTGCGACCGTGGGCGAGCAATTTGCCCGATTGCTCGGTGACCGCGTCGACGGCAGCATCACGCATCACGACCGCGTATGGACGCCCGATATTTTATCAGGCGCCGCGATCGCGATCGCCGACGCAGATACGGATACAGAGGCACAAGCGTTTCACGCTGCGGCGAAGGCTGCGGCCGTGCCGGCCAATATCATCGACAGGCCGGCCTATTGTGATTTTCAGTTCGGCACGATTGTGAATCGGTCTCCCGTCGTCGTTGGCGTTTCGACCAATGGTGCCGCCCCGATCCTGGCGCAGGCCGTGAGACGCAAGATCGAGACGCTGCTGCCGACGTCGCTTGCCGCCTGGGCCGAGATCGCGCGAAAGCTTCGCGCGACATTCCACGAGGCACTTGAGCCCGGGCTTCCGCGCCGGGCTTTCTGGGAGCGATTTGTCGATCGGGCTTTCGGGCCTGCTCCGGACGCAACGGGAGAGCAGGCGCTCCTTGAGGACTGCGGGCGGATCGCAGACGCCACGGCGAAGACAACTGGTCGGGTCACCTTCGTTGGCGCCGGGCCTGGCGATGCCGAGTTGCTGACGCTAAAGGCGGTTCGCGCTCTCCAAGCCGCAGACGCCATTCTGTTCGACGATCTGGTCTCGGATGAAGTGCTGGAACTCGCGCGCCGCGAGGCCAAGCACATCCTCGTCGGCAAGCGAGGCGGACGCCCGAGCTGCAAGCAAGACGACATCAACGGCATGATGGTGAACCTTGCACGGGCCGGAAAGCACGTCGTGCGGCTCAAATCGGGCGATCCCATGATCTTCGGGCGCGCCGGAGAGGAGATCGAACGGCTCGATAGCGAAGGCATCCCCGTCGAGGTTGTGCCCGGCATCACGGCCGGCATCGCGATGGCAAGCACGCTCGGGGTTTCTCTGACACACCGGGACTGCGCGAGGTCGGTTCACTTCGTCACGGGTCACTCCCGCAATGGGAGAATCCCGGACGACATCGACTGGAATGCTGTCGCCGATCCGTCGTCAACCACAGTCTTCTACATGGCCGGAGCTACAGCGGGACCAATCGCAACCAAGTTGCGCGCGCACGGGCTGGAAGGCAGCACACCCGTCGTAGTCGCGGCGGCGCTAACCCGTTCCGATCAAGATGTGTGGTGCGGCGAGTTGGATGACCTCTCCGCCACGCTCCAAGACAAGCCTCATTGCGGTCCCGTCGTCATCGGCATCGGCCCTGTATTCGGCCGACGACGTGCAGCTCTCGCCAAATGCGTTGACGTTGAGGACCGACAGCCACTCCGTCAGAGCGTCGCCTGACGACGCTCTCCCTGCAAATCCCGCCAGCACCACCCCTTGCCCCTGCGGCACCAACCAATGTCCCAAATGATCAACGGCATGTCCCTGGCGGTCAAGCCTAGCGATCCGTTCAGGGCGATGATGGCCTGCGTCAAAATATGCTGGTCTCGCCAACGGATCTCTCTAATGCAACGACACGCCAGCCGGCGCCAATTCAAAGGAGACAGTGGGCTTTAGGCCACCGACCCGCGGGCATCGCTATTAGACGTCCTGGCTGAGGACGGAAGGTTAAGTTTTGCCCGTGGTTAACATGTGTCGGCATCCCTGATCTCCTATGACGCCGCAGTGTTTTTTTGGAGTAGCAGCATTGAAAATGCGCAGCCTCGTCACACTCGCGCTTATTCCAGTCGCGCTCACCTCTCCAGCATTGGCGGCACAAGGCACGACAACCGCCAATGTTAATGTGCGCAGTGGCCCAGGAACGAATTTCGCGGCGGTCAAAACACTTCCCGCGGGATCAACCATAGACATTCTCGATTGCGATGGATCGGGCGGTTGGTGCGCAATTTCCTCTGGCGGAGGACGGGGATTTGTCAGTGGACGGTATCTCAGAAAAAACGATGAACCTGACGGTTGGCCGCGGTCCTTCGCCACGGCGAGGGGACGAATGATCCTTTACCAGCCGCAATTTACCGAGTGGACCGACTTCAAAACGATAGACGCCTTGGTCGCCGCGGAACTCGATAGGGGTGGGAGCACTCCGCCTGTGTTCGGCGTGATCAGCCTGAAAGGGGACACATCCACTGACGAGGACGCGGAAAAAATCGTCATCAGCAACGTAGTCGTGACCGCGTTGAACTTTTCGGGCCTTGACCGTGCGGATCTCGCGGCGCTGCAATTGGAGGTGGGTAAGCTGCTGCCGACCGAACCGCTTTCGGTTGCGACGGCGCGTGTCACGACGAGCCTTGCCGATCAGAAGCGCACGAGCGACGTCAGCGGATTGAAGGCCGACCCGCCAACAATTTTCACATCGACGACGCCTGCGCTCCTGCTTCAAACGGATGGCGAGCCGGTCTTCGGGCCTGTGAAAGGGAAGGCAGGACTGTCTTTCTTGGTCAATACGAACTGGGATCTCTTTCGTGTTGACGCGGGAGGCGCACTTTATCTGCGTCATGACACGCATTGGCTCCAGGCGGCAGCGCTCGCCGGACCATGGACGGTGGCCGCCACACTTCCCGAACTCCTGCAAACCTTGCCCCAGGATGGAGACTGGGCCGATGCCCGCGCGGCGATCCCGCCGGAACCGTATCCGTCGGGTCAAAATCCAAAAATCATGGTAGCGTCCGCAGCGTCAGAGCTTATTATCTTTGCCGGAGAGCCGGCATTACAAGACATCCCTCGCACATCCCTGCGGTGGGTATCCAATACCGACCTGGATGTATTCTTCGATACAGCAGGCCAACAATGGTACGTGTTGCTGTCAGGGCGCTGGTTTCGTGCATCGTCTCTTAACGGCCCCTGGACCTTTGCCACCCCCGATCTTCCCGGTGACTTTCGGAATCTTCCCGAGGATGCCCCGTATTTTTCGGTAAGGGCATCGGTGCCTGGAACATCAGACAATGCGGAGGCGCGACTGAGGGCGAGCATACCGACAACCGCGCGCGTCGAGGACGGTTCCATTACACCCAGCGTCGCCTACACGGGCGAGCCACAGTTCGTTCCAACAGGGGCGACCGGCGTGTCTTACGCTGCCAATATCTCCGGTATCGTGCTGGCAGTTGGCGGGCATTATTATTTGCTGCAGGATGGCGTTTGGTTCGTGGCGGAGCAGCCAAATGGGCCTTGGCAGTTGGCACGCCAAATCCCCGATGAGGTCTACGCAATCCCTCCGTCATCACCCGTGTACAACGCGACATATGTCCGTGTGTATGACACTGAACCAGGGGCGGTTTGGTACGGTTACTCAATGGGCTATCTATTTGGTTTCCTCGCTTGGGGAACCTATGTCTTCGGAACGGGCTGGTCCTATCCCCCCTATTGGTACAACTGGGCAGGATATACTGTCCCCGTCTATTTTCCTCGGCCAGCAACATGGGGCATCGGCGCGTACTATAACCCAGTTCGCGGCGCCTTCGGACGCTATGGATATTCCTATGGCCCCTATCGCGGCATCGCCGGCGTGCGAATGTGGAACCCGGCCACCGGCACCTACGCCCGCGCCGGCGTGGCCTGGGGGCCACGCGGAACCGCCGGCTTCGTCGGAGCCTATAACCCGCAATCCGGCCGCGCCGGCTATGTCGCGGGTGGCCGCAATGTCTATGGAGCATGGAAATCGGCGGGGGTGAAGCAAGGCGCGGAATGGGCGCGATTGACGTCACGCACTGCCGGAGGCGGCTCGGCCATGAGTTGGGCCACGGGGGAAGGCCGCGGCTTTGTCCGAGAGGGGCGACGCGGTGATATCTATGCGGGGCGCGACGGGACTGTATATCGCAATTCGGGCGGCCAGTGGCAGCGCTTCGATGGCGGCTGGCAGAACGTCGCGCGTCCCGACCGCAATGAGCTTGCTGCCGCCGGCGACGGTCTCGGTGCTGTGGCGGGCGCGGGAGCCGCCGCCGCCGTCGGCGCAGCCGTGAACCAGCGGGTGAACCCTGGAACAAGGCAAACGGAGCGCAACGGACAGGCCACAACACGCCGAGAGCAGGCCGGAAGAACGCCGCGCCAGTCCCATGGCGAGGCCGCGCAACAGCGTGCGAAAGGCCAGGGGCAAGCGAGGCAGGCGCCGAGCCGGTCTGCAGGAAAGCCGCGACCGGCTGCTCGCGCTGCGCTACCGAATAGCGTTATGAGAGACGCTCAGGCGCGTGCTCTTGGTAACCAGAGGCAACTTGCGAACCCGGCCGCCTTTCGGCAGGCGCCCCAGTTCTCCCGAGGGCCAGCCTCTTTTGCGCCGCGAGGCGGTTATAGTGGCGGCCGAGGGATGGGCGGCGGTGGAGGTCGTGGCCGCGGAGGCCGGCGCTAGGGGACATGATGTTCAATGTCAGGAACCGCAGAATTCTGCGGCCAGGAACCATCGCTTGTCACAATGGACAAGTTGCGCATCCCTCCAGTCCGCGGACAACAAGTACTCATAAGCCCCTTTGCAAAGGTGCTGCAAGCTCTTGCTTCCAAGCGGTCAGAGTTCACTGTCTCATCGCAGGCCGGAACCAATGGGGCTCAATCGATTCGCTGCTCTTGTTTGACTGAGTGCTTGTTCCGAGCGAATCTCGCGCAACGATCGAGACGACCTTATCCGAAAGATGGTGACTTTCGGTCGGGCACGCATCGGCAGCTCGTGCCAGCGCCATCCAGCGAAGTTTCAATATGAAAGCGATGCGGCCGTGCCGTTTGGAGCCGGTGGCAAAAAGAGAGCGTGGGTTTCCGCTTTGTGCGAAGCTTGAAGGCTCGTCGCGAAACCATCGGTATTGTATTCCCGCCAGTTGTAAAGGTTTTTAACTAATATCTGTGGTCGGGCGATTTACAATAACCGCTTTTCCGTGCCTTCAAATTCTAGAAGGCCGCGCCCGGAGGAAGCTTGTTGACGTCCAAGCCCGCCTCGTTCATCGATGCGAGGATGAGCTTGGCGGCGCGACCAGAGGTTTGCAGATCAACGGCCCATTCCTGGAGGAATTTTGTGAAACGGCCGTCCCCATCCTTGCGGCAACCACCACCAGAGGCCGGGGCATAGAGCGGTTGCAAGGGAATGATGCTGCCGATATTGGGGTTGCGCTTGGCGCCGTTCATGCCGAGCAGAAGCCCCATGATGGCTGCGTCCGCATTTCCCGAAATCACATCGAGGACGACCTCGCCGGCGCTCTTGAAGCCGCGGAAAGTCACCTTGGTCAATCGGTCGCGTGCAGCGGCTTCGTCGGTCGATCCCTGAATGACTGAAATGCGGATACCTTTCTTGTCATAGTCATCCCAGCTGGTGCCTGGGTTAAAACTGGTACTGTTAAAGGCAGCCACAGGCATCATGTAGATCGGCCCGAACATATCGATGGCCTTCTTGCGTTCTTCTGTAACCGTCAGCCCCATATGCACATCCACGCGGTTGGCCTGAATGTCGAGCACGATGTTCTGGAGTGAGCTTGGTACTTCCTCTACCTCGAGCTGCTTCCCGACTTTC carries:
- a CDS encoding SH3 domain-containing protein, producing MRSLVTLALIPVALTSPALAAQGTTTANVNVRSGPGTNFAAVKTLPAGSTIDILDCDGSGGWCAISSGGGRGFVSGRYLRKNDEPDGWPRSFATARGRMILYQPQFTEWTDFKTIDALVAAELDRGGSTPPVFGVISLKGDTSTDEDAEKIVISNVVVTALNFSGLDRADLAALQLEVGKLLPTEPLSVATARVTTSLADQKRTSDVSGLKADPPTIFTSTTPALLLQTDGEPVFGPVKGKAGLSFLVNTNWDLFRVDAGGALYLRHDTHWLQAAALAGPWTVAATLPELLQTLPQDGDWADARAAIPPEPYPSGQNPKIMVASAASELIIFAGEPALQDIPRTSLRWVSNTDLDVFFDTAGQQWYVLLSGRWFRASSLNGPWTFATPDLPGDFRNLPEDAPYFSVRASVPGTSDNAEARLRASIPTTARVEDGSITPSVAYTGEPQFVPTGATGVSYAANISGIVLAVGGHYYLLQDGVWFVAEQPNGPWQLARQIPDEVYAIPPSSPVYNATYVRVYDTEPGAVWYGYSMGYLFGFLAWGTYVFGTGWSYPPYWYNWAGYTVPVYFPRPATWGIGAYYNPVRGAFGRYGYSYGPYRGIAGVRMWNPATGTYARAGVAWGPRGTAGFVGAYNPQSGRAGYVAGGRNVYGAWKSAGVKQGAEWARLTSRTAGGGSAMSWATGEGRGFVREGRRGDIYAGRDGTVYRNSGGQWQRFDGGWQNVARPDRNELAAAGDGLGAVAGAGAAAAVGAAVNQRVNPGTRQTERNGQATTRREQAGRTPRQSHGEAAQQRAKGQGQARQAPSRSAGKPRPAARAALPNSVMRDAQARALGNQRQLANPAAFRQAPQFSRGPASFAPRGGYSGGRGMGGGGGRGRGGRR
- the cysG gene encoding siroheme synthase CysG, with product MRTVAREPIERDAIRIAPLAVLPVFFCLTGKVAIVAGGSDAAAWKAELLVAAGARVVLYAPAATVGEQFARLLGDRVDGSITHHDRVWTPDILSGAAIAIADADTDTEAQAFHAAAKAAAVPANIIDRPAYCDFQFGTIVNRSPVVVGVSTNGAAPILAQAVRRKIETLLPTSLAAWAEIARKLRATFHEALEPGLPRRAFWERFVDRAFGPAPDATGEQALLEDCGRIADATAKTTGRVTFVGAGPGDAELLTLKAVRALQAADAILFDDLVSDEVLELARREAKHILVGKRGGRPSCKQDDINGMMVNLARAGKHVVRLKSGDPMIFGRAGEEIERLDSEGIPVEVVPGITAGIAMASTLGVSLTHRDCARSVHFVTGHSRNGRIPDDIDWNAVADPSSTTVFYMAGATAGPIATKLRAHGLEGSTPVVVAAALTRSDQDVWCGELDDLSATLQDKPHCGPVVIGIGPVFGRRRAALAKCVDVEDRQPLRQSVA
- the nirD gene encoding nitrite reductase small subunit NirD, which translates into the protein MNMNWIAIGQISDIPLRGARCVATPQGKIAVFRTFENQFFAIEDRCPHKGGPLSQGIVHGAAVTCPLHSWVISLETGKALGADEGSVRTVPLKVEGEQLFIASDALERMAA
- a CDS encoding transporter substrate-binding domain-containing protein; its protein translation is MLALSASAAFAGTLGGTGRVFAQAPSAWDQAVETGKVRFGMYPNQAPYNFTLDGKPRGFRRLMAEDFTARLSEKVGKQLEVEEVPSSLQNIVLDIQANRVDVHMGLTVTEERKKAIDMFGPIYMMPVAAFNSTSFNPGTSWDDYDKKGIRISVIQGSTDEAAARDRLTKVTFRGFKSAGEVVLDVISGNADAAIMGLLLGMNGAKRNPNIGSIIPLQPLYAPASGGGCRKDGDGRFTKFLQEWAVDLQTSGRAAKLILASMNEAGLDVNKLPPGAAF
- the nirB gene encoding nitrite reductase large subunit NirB, which translates into the protein MTEKLVIVGNGMAPGRMLEHLFEDAPGRYEVVIFNAEPRVNYDRIMLSPVLSGEKDFEQIIIHGDGWYIKHGITLYKGHKVVAIDCAVRTVTSDHGVVESYDRLVIATGSVPFILPVPGANLPGVLTYRDLDDVDAMLLAAQSRAKAVVIGGGLLGLEAAAGLKERGMDVTVLHLMPTLMERQLDSAAGYLLQRAIERRGINVLTKANTKAVVGSGKVEGVELADGTVIPADLVVMAAGIKPSSGLAKEAGLAVNRGILVDAHLRTSDPDILALGECAEIGGHVYGLVAPLYEMARIAAAGLAGKTVAGFVHSDTPTKLKVTGIELYSLGDFADGDDREEIVLRDAAAGVYKRVILKDDRIIGTVLFGETSDGAWFNDLKKKAANVAEMRETLIFGQSHQGGASSDPLAAVAALADDVEICGCNGVCKGKIVSAITSKGLACLDDVRAHTKASASCGSCTGLVEKLMTLTLGGAYNPSAVQPICGCTTLGHDEVRRLIRAKGLKTIPALMQELEWKTSCGCAKCRPALNYYLVCEWPDEYADDYQSRFVNERVHANIQKDGTYSVVPRMWGGVTSAKELRTIADVVDKFNIPTVKVTGGQRIDMLGIKKDDLPAVWADLGQAGFVSGHAYAKGLRTVKTCVGSDWCRFGTQDSTGLGIRIEKFLWGSWSPAKVKMAVSGCPRNCAEATCKDVGVICVDSGFEIHFAGAAGLDIKGTEVLGLVKTEDEALEVITALVQMYREQGRYLERIYKWAKRVGVAEIRHQVLDDLDKRKAYFDRFVFSQKFAQVDPWSERVSGKDKHEFRPMATIGVAMAAE